In Capsicum annuum cultivar UCD-10X-F1 chromosome 11, UCD10Xv1.1, whole genome shotgun sequence, one genomic interval encodes:
- the LOC124888935 gene encoding uncharacterized protein LOC124888935, with the protein MVDRSVKRPVGILYDVLVKVSSFIFPVEFVILDCDMDFKVPIILGRPFLVTRRVLIYLECNEVKLRLNDEEVSFDMCQSIKQWKEMSVVSVIDVFYESDQEQLHFKGDSFYLCLVNLGKALQQCEEFNLVLNWEKFHFMVKESILLEHKISAKGIKVDRSKIEVIEKLPLPISVKEVYSFLGHDEKLVVATVIIALDWSKPFRVMCDASGVALEGVLGKKKEKFFCPIYYASKGFNGVKKNYTVTE; encoded by the exons ATGGTTGACAGGTCGGTGAAAAGACCGGTGGGAATTTTGTATGATGTTCTGGTTAAAGTTTCTAGCTTTATATTTCCAGTGGAATTTGTGATTCTGGACTGTGATATGGATTTCAAAGTTCCCATAATCTTAGGTAGACCGTTCTTAGTGACTAGGAGAGTGCTAATCTATTTGGAGTGCAATGAGGTAAAATTAAGGCTCAATGACGAAGAGGTTAGCTTTGATATGTGCCAATCTATAAAGCAATGGAAGGAGATGAGTGTTGTTTCAGTTATTGATGTGTTTTATGAAAGTGATCAAGAG CAGCTACATTTCAAAG GTGATTCCTTCTACTTGTGTTTGGTAAATTTGGGGAAGGCTTTGCAGCAATGTGAGGAATTCAATCTTGTTCTAAATTGGGAGAAGttccacttcatggtgaaggagagcATATTATTGGAACACAAAATCTCAGCAAAAGGAATTAAGGTTGATAGATCTAAGATTGAAGTTATTGAAAAACTACCTCTTCCTATCTCTGTTAAAGAAGTTTATAGTTTTCTTGGCCATGATG AAAAGTTGGTTGTTGCAACTGTCATTATTGCTCTAGACTGGTCTAAGCCATTTAGAgtgatgtgtgatgcaagtggggTTGCTCTCGAAGGTGTTTTGGggaaaaagaaggagaagttcTTTTGCCCCATTTATTATGCTAGTAAGGGTTTTAATGGTGTAAAAAAGAATTACACTGTGACAGAATAA